The genomic region TGCTCCTCGCTCACTTCCACGCTCTTGCTAGCTTCGTCCTCGGCTCTGGCGTAAACCCCCAGCAGGATGGCATGGTTCCGGACGGCTTCACACACACAAGTGTCagcaatgagtgtgtgtgtgacttggACAGCGACAGCAGCCCAGAGGAGACATTCTTCAACGATGCCGGTGGTGGTGAGGTAAGGGTGACACGGAGGTCATCTGGGGCTGCAGCCATGCCTAGTGTTGGAAGCTCTGGTTAACTGCAGCGCTGCCCTCTGCAGACGATCGACTCGGTGAGCGAGCTGGAGGCGCTGATGGAGCGCATGAAGAGGCTGCAGGAGGAGAGGGAGGATGAGGAGGCATCGCAGGAGGAGATGGCCACGCGCTTTgagaaggagaagaaagagaGCCTCCTGGTGGCCTCCACAGGTACACGTCCGGAAGGTTGCTGGGTTATGAACCGTAGGGCGACGCTTATTAAGACGGGTTGTTTTGCGGGCAGTGAGAGAATCATGCCATGCGCTGTGCACACGTGTGTGACAtcacgcaccccccccccccccccccccccggcaagtCCGTGGCTGTCCAAAGGCCCACTGGCGTCCCTGACGTCACTCTGACAGATCCGTCAGCCGGGAAAGTGCcggtgggggggcagtgatgaGAGTCCCGGGCAGGAAGCAACACGGTTCGTCTCGCGGTTCAGCGGGTTCTCCAAGACCCATGAGGCGTCAGCGGCACAGAGCAAACAGACGCATGGCGACGGGGCCGTTGCCGAGCAACCCGGCACTGACCGCGAGAGACCTGGATTGCAAAAGTCACTTCTACGGCGGcccgggggggggtggcggcggCATTGTGTAACAGCGTGGCAGCAGGGAGCACCAGTgggcgcgtgtgtgtgtctgtctgtctgcgcatgtgtacgtgtctgtgtgtgtgtgtctgtctgtctgcgcatgtgtacgtgtctgtgtgtgtgtgtgtctgtctgtctgcgcaTGTGTACGTGTCTGTGtacgtgtctgtgtctgtgtacgtgtctgtgtgtgtgtctgtgtgtgtgtgtgtgtctgtgtgtgtgtctgtgtctgtgtgtctgtgtacgtgtctgtgtgtgtctgtctgtctgcgcatgtgtacgtgtctgtgtgtgtgtctgtgtgtgtgtgtgtctgtgtacgtgtctgtgtgtgtgtgtgtgtgtgtgtgtgtgtgtgtgtgtgtgtgtgtgtgtgtgtgtgtgtgtgtgcggctgCCTCGCAGCTTTAATTGCCCCAACAGTGTTGCCTTCCCATGGATCTGCTTACTCCAAGCTCTTTATCTCAACAGGCTTCGAAGACGAGGTGATCCCGACCTCCCAAGTGTCCCGCTTCGTGGAGGATGCGACCTTCGGCTATCAGGACTTTGCCAGGCACGGGGAGGACAACCCCCCCACGTTCCGGGCCCAGGTAGGTGGAAAGCAGTCGAATGATCTGGGCTTTGAAAGCATCGGATCCGGGTCCTCATCTGCGTTCTCCACGCAGGACTTCTCCTGGGAGGTGCACGGCTTCTCCCTGGTCAACCGGCTCTACTCGGACATCGGACTCCTGCTCGACAAGCGGTTTTGCACGGTCTACAACCTGACATACTACAACATGGCCACCCACGAGGACGTGGACACCACCATGCTGCGGAGAGCACTCTTCAACTACGTTCACTGCATGTACGGCATGAGGTGAGCAGCCCTCGGTGAATGCACGTCAACCATGCCGAGAAGCACACAGTGAAGCACAGAGAAGCACGTTTACTGCAGGTCACCATAGCAAAGGGACCCCTCCCCCTGAGTAGATTCTCATTTTTTACTCTGCATGCGTTTGGAGTTGCTCCACTCCTCTCAGTATGAATGCCCTCCTCGTCCCCAGGTATGATGATTATGATTACGGTGAGGTGAACCAGCTGCTTGAGCGAAGTCTGAAGGTTTACATCAAGACCGTGACCTGCTACCCAGAGCGGACCACACGCCGCATGTATGACAGCTACTGGCGGCAGTTCCGTCACTCCGAGAAGGTGCGTGTGTGTCATTCTGCGTGGAGCGTCGATGGCAGTTTCCTGTGTTTATGCCAGTGATGTGTGGTAACCCTGCCTGCTATGGGGGCTGTGGAATATGTCTCTtatgctttctctctctctctctctctctctctctctctctctctctctctctctctcaggtcCACGTGAACCTCCTCCTTATGGAGGCACGGATGCAGGCTGAGCTTCTCTACGCTCTGCGTGCCATTACCCGCTACCTGACCTGAACCCTCCGGCCACCAGGGGGTGCTCCTGCGCTGGGCCCCCTTTTGGCAGACAAAAGGGGTTGTGCTTGTGTCCCCATGACTCCCCTCACCCCTGGCTCTTCTCCTTACCTAAGCACCAATATCGTGCCTCAATTTGAGCAAAGCCTGATCTGCCCCCAACCGCCCACCCCCGCCCGCAGATTTCTGGAGAGTACCTGAGGGAGTAGCGGCCGTTTTAACTGGCTCGGTGGCAGTGTTTCATGCATTGTGTTGAGAGGTGTTTAACCTGGGCCATCTGGAAAGCGGATCTCGATGATATTCAGGGCAAAATCGGTGTGTGTGGAACACTGCCGGGCCCCTCCGTCCATCCGCCGTTAGGAAGTGCTCTGAAAATGTGAAAGTCACTGAAAAGTGGGAGATGAGTACGTAGAATGTTCTGGCATTCTGGCCAAGTAACCTTTATGCTGAAAAATATATTCCGTTAGCATATAAATAACAGGTGGGGTCACACTCCAGGCACGCTCCTCACAGGCTCCCCTCCCCGCGAGAAAGTGCCTACAGTCACATTAGTCAGCCAAGCCAAACCCAAGAGTATTAAACCAATTTGGACGACATCCCCATCCTTGAAATTGAGAGATTCCCTCTCAAACCCCTGCACCAGCATTTTTATATTGCAAATGACAAATGTGTGGCCTTCTGCTGCCCTGGAACAACCACGTTCTCCTCGGAAGTCAGCACTGGTCATTCCTACTAGTGCCATTGGTTCGGTTAGGTGAACCCAGGAAGTGATGCAAATCCTTGTGTATCCCAGAATCCTCCGCTTCCGTGGCCTGAAGGGTGGGCGTGCTGCCCCGGCCGAGGACGGAGTTAGCGACATTGGGCTCAGGGGAGCTGAAGAGGTAGGAAATTCATCTCCCAGCTCTGTGTACCTTCAGTGGACAGTTCCTTAAGTGCAATATTCATCTCCTCTATTTTGTAGAAGAGTTTTACAGATAGAAATACTGTACTAAAGTATGATCCCTTTGGAGAATTCAGCTGAGTTGCATGCAAatatatatagttttcatatttgcaaagatttttttgcacatttgttGAGTTTCAGGACTTAAAGATGCTTTGTTCCCTTAACGTCCGTGTCCCCGAGCGTGCCTGTGACCGTGCGGCGCCTCTTTCAGGACCCGTGTCTTTTTGGCAGTATGTCACAGACTGGTTTTGCTGGTCCCCAGTCTCAGCCATTCTGACATGTTCTGTTCAGTATTAAATACGTATGCaaattccagaaaaaaaaaactgaataagtTCACTTAGTGCTCTGgaacatacccccccccccaaaggaaaTTGATTTAAACTTGAAACCCTCACCTAAGCCTTTGCTTTGATTGACCCGTCATATGTCTTACGATGTCAAGAATGTATATATTTCTACTGAAAGT from Brienomyrus brachyistius isolate T26 chromosome 17, BBRACH_0.4, whole genome shotgun sequence harbors:
- the sesn3 gene encoding sestrin-3, translated to MNVGADSHPGAGQYLICNNCQKVIRKKEQGVKRPQLHIIGPSSFIPENEILSTENNTILLLAEEFSTSGRVDHLTQVMGLHPQYLASFLESQFYLLRMDGPLPLHYRHYIAILAAARHQCSFLVKMHAREFYQMGVCVEWLKGLQYAPQRLRNLSDINKILAHRPWLLTKEHIQKLVKTGESSWSLAELVHAVVLLAHFHALASFVLGSGVNPQQDGMVPDGFTHTSVSNECVCDLDSDSSPEETFFNDAGGGETIDSVSELEALMERMKRLQEEREDEEASQEEMATRFEKEKKESLLVASTGFEDEVIPTSQVSRFVEDATFGYQDFARHGEDNPPTFRAQDFSWEVHGFSLVNRLYSDIGLLLDKRFCTVYNLTYYNMATHEDVDTTMLRRALFNYVHCMYGMRYDDYDYGEVNQLLERSLKVYIKTVTCYPERTTRRMYDSYWRQFRHSEKVHVNLLLMEARMQAELLYALRAITRYLT